A stretch of DNA from Yoonia sp. G8-12:
TGGGAAGAGGTCGTCACGCTTGCAAAAGCGGTTGAAGCCGCAGGTGCCACGATCCTGAACACCGGCATCGGCTGGCATGAGGCGCGCATTCCGACCATCGCGACATCGGTGCCGCGCCGCGCGTTTACGTGGGTGACCAAAAAACTGATGGGCGAGGTCACTATCCCCATCATCACGTCAAACCGGATCAACATGCCTGAGGTTGGTGAGGCCGTGCTGGCCGATGGCTGCGCCGATATGGTCAGCATGGCACGGCCGTTTCTTGCGGACGCCCATTTCGTGGCAAAGGCGGCGGCAGGCAAGGCCGCGGAAATCGCGCCTTGCATCGCCTGCAATCAGGCCTGTCTGGACCATACTTTCAGCGGCAAACTGTCGTCCTGTCTGGTTAATCCGCGCGCCTGCCATGAAACGGAATTGACCATCGCACCTGCCGAAAACGCCAAGAAAATCGCTGTCGTCGGCGCTGGGCCTGCTGGCCTTTCTGCAGCTTTGACTGCCACCGAGCGGGGACATCGCGTGACCCTCTTCGACAAGTCGGATGAGCTTGGTGGCCAGCTCAACATGGCCAAACAAGTTCCCGGCAAGGAAGAGTTCTGGGGGCTGGTGGATTACTACCGCACGATGGTGGGCAAGGCTGGCATCACGCTTCAATTGGGGACGACTGCAACACCAGAGCAATTGGCGGATTTCGACGACATCATCATCGCCACGGGCGTTGCCCCGCGCGACCCGAAAATCCCCGGTCAGGACGGACCAAACGTACTGTCCTATATCGACGTGCTGCGCGGCAAGGCGCAGGTCGGCAAAACCGTTGCGATTGTCGGGGCCGGCGGCATCGGCTTTGATGTGGCAGAATATCTGGTCACAGGTGACAGCCCGACCGAAGATCTGGACGAATGGCTAGAGGAATGGGGCGTGGGTGATCCCGCACAAACGCGCGGAGGCTTGCGGACCGAAGGCCCCCAACCCGATGCACCAGTGCGGCAGGTTACACTCTTGCAACGCAAGGCCGAGAAACTGGGTAAACGGCTGGGCAAGACCACGGGCTGGATCCACCGCGCGGGTCTGCAGATGAAGAACGTGCAGATGATCGGTGGCGTGAACTATGAAAAAATCGACGCCGAAGGGCTGCATATCAGCCACGGTGAAGCGCGTGAGAACCCTAAAGTCATCGCTGCCGAGACGATTGTGCTTTGCGCAGGGCAAGTCCCGCAACGCAGTCTGGCTGACGCATTGATCGCACAAGGACGCAGCGTTCACGTGATCGGCGGGGCCGATGTTGCCGCTGAACTGGACGCAAAACGCGCGATCAATCAGGGCGTACGCCTAGCCGCACAATTGTGACATAGCGACGAAAACGACGTCGTATTACCGCGAAAGTACGGCAATTACCCTTATAAATAGGGCTTCTTACTACTTTCGCGCTGTTTCCGCATTGTCACCAAAGCGGATTCATACCCCCGTATTGTCAGGCATTTGTCCTATTCCTGCCTGATTTCAACGCCATGGTTGTTACGAACGGTATTAAATAACAGCGTCAGGAAGTTTCATGGATCGTCTAACCGAAATGGAGGCCTTCGCCACAGTTGTGGATCAAGGTGGCTTTACGGACGCTGCCAAGAAAATGGGAATTTCCAAGTCAGCCGTTTCGAAACATGTGTCATCACTTGAGGCGCGCTTGGGTGCACGCTTGCTGAACCGCACCACCCGCCGCGTAAGCCCGACCGAGATCGGCCTTGCGTATTACGACCGCGCCCGCCGCGTTCTGAATGACGCAGGCGAAGCCGACGCGTTGGTCACGTCGATGCAGTCTGCACCATCTGGTCTGTTGCGCATCAGTGTGGCCACGGATTTCGGGGTGAATCATCTCTCGCCGGTCCTAGGTGAATTCCTGTCCGAGTTTCCCGACATCACCGTCAATATGGCGCTGAATAACCGTTATGTGGAACTGATTTCCGAAGGCTTTGATATGGCTGTCCGCATTGGTGAGCTGGAAGACAGCACATTGCGCGCCCGCAAGCTGACCGAAACAACAAAGCGTATGATCGCAAGTCCCGCCTATTTTGAGCAGTATGGCCGCCCAGAAAAGATTGATGACCTGAATGAACACAAGCTGCTGCACTATTCGAACCAAGCGAATTCAGCAGTCTGGAAACTGACCGCCCCTTCTGGCGAAAAACGACAGGTGCGCACTGCTGGTTGGCTGACCGTGAATGACGGTCAGTCGCTGCTGAACGCATGTATTGGCGGGCTTGGTATCGCCTATCTGCCAAGTTTTCTTTATGCTGACGCGATGAACAAGGGGTTGGTCGAAGTGGCTATTCCCGACCTGCCCGTTGAAACACAAGGTATCTATGCGGTGTATCCGCCGGGGCGCTTTACGCAGCCCAAGGTGCGTGCATTCATAGATTTTCTGGCCCATGCTTTCGCCGACAAGGGCCCCGAGATTTGGTGATTTTCCCTGGGTGCGTTTTCACCTACTAGCGCGGCCGTGTATTGGCCGCGCTTTTTTCAGCAAAACGGAACGCACCCGCGCAATCCTGTATCCCGATACCCCTTGAGGCCGTCTATTCTTCTGTCGATGTCACGATCACTTCGACGCGGCGGTTGGCGGTCCGGCCTGCCTCGGTCAGGTTTGAGGAAAGCGGCGCAAGATACCCCATCCCTTCGGCTTCTAACTGCGCGCGATCCGCGCCATAGACGCTGACCAGCCGCTCCAAGACGGATGCCGCACGGCGTTTGGACAGAGCGATATTCGCCTCCAATCCACCGGATGAATCCGTGTGCCCCACCAAGGCAACCGTCCGCGAAGGCGTCGTGGCAAGATACTCCGCGAGCGCACGCAGTGAGGCATAGTCCCCTTGTGCCAGCTGTGCCGAACCCGTCTCAAAGCTGAGATCGCCAAGAACCGCGCGCCCAACCTGTTCAAGCTGATTGGAAAGCGACGCGTCTGTCTGTGCACCAAAGGCGCGCAATGGGGCGGCCTCAGCACGCGCAAGCGGCGCAGGGGGTTCGGTGTCAGGGGACACATGTGTAATTTGGACAAACCCCGCTTCCGCCGTACGGCTCGTGAAGAGAGTCAGATATTCAGGCCCGTTCCGCCCCGCGCGTTCGGCCGCAAGAAACCGGAAATCACCGATGTTGATCCGCATCTGCGGCGGTGGCAGGGTTTCGACACCGAAACGGAAATCAAATCCGCCGCAGGCCTCGGTCTGGCATTCAAAAATAATGCGGTAGCGGTCATTGCGGAGCTGCTCGCGCAGGGGCCGCACCAGTTGCAACGTCGTCAGCGAGGGCGCCTCGATCCGCCACACCTGTTGGGTCACAAGGCCTTCTAC
This window harbors:
- a CDS encoding NADPH-dependent 2,4-dienoyl-CoA reductase, which translates into the protein MTQYPHLLSPLDLGFTTLKNRVLMGSMHTGLEETKDWNRVAEFYAERARGDVALMVTGGMAPNAEGGVFPGAAGLFTADDISNHRIVTDRVHDAGGKIAMQILHAGRYAYSPKCVAPSAVKSPISPFPPTELDEDGIEKQIADIVTAAARAREAGYDGVEVMGSEGYFINQFLVTHTNKRTDRWGGSYENRMRLPVEIVRRVREAVGADFIVIYRLSMIDLVPNGSTWEEVVTLAKAVEAAGATILNTGIGWHEARIPTIATSVPRRAFTWVTKKLMGEVTIPIITSNRINMPEVGEAVLADGCADMVSMARPFLADAHFVAKAAAGKAAEIAPCIACNQACLDHTFSGKLSSCLVNPRACHETELTIAPAENAKKIAVVGAGPAGLSAALTATERGHRVTLFDKSDELGGQLNMAKQVPGKEEFWGLVDYYRTMVGKAGITLQLGTTATPEQLADFDDIIIATGVAPRDPKIPGQDGPNVLSYIDVLRGKAQVGKTVAIVGAGGIGFDVAEYLVTGDSPTEDLDEWLEEWGVGDPAQTRGGLRTEGPQPDAPVRQVTLLQRKAEKLGKRLGKTTGWIHRAGLQMKNVQMIGGVNYEKIDAEGLHISHGEARENPKVIAAETIVLCAGQVPQRSLADALIAQGRSVHVIGGADVAAELDAKRAINQGVRLAAQL
- a CDS encoding LysR family transcriptional regulator; amino-acid sequence: MDRLTEMEAFATVVDQGGFTDAAKKMGISKSAVSKHVSSLEARLGARLLNRTTRRVSPTEIGLAYYDRARRVLNDAGEADALVTSMQSAPSGLLRISVATDFGVNHLSPVLGEFLSEFPDITVNMALNNRYVELISEGFDMAVRIGELEDSTLRARKLTETTKRMIASPAYFEQYGRPEKIDDLNEHKLLHYSNQANSAVWKLTAPSGEKRQVRTAGWLTVNDGQSLLNACIGGLGIAYLPSFLYADAMNKGLVEVAIPDLPVETQGIYAVYPPGRFTQPKVRAFIDFLAHAFADKGPEIW
- a CDS encoding OmpA family protein, which encodes MIRALAACLVVAAGALHAQTFDFPSNANLQQEVVRPADSYVLPMGIWDQGEMPTQTVEGLVTQQVWRIEAPSLTTLQLVRPLREQLRNDRYRIIFECQTEACGGFDFRFGVETLPPPQMRINIGDFRFLAAERAGRNGPEYLTLFTSRTAEAGFVQITHVSPDTEPPAPLARAEAAPLRAFGAQTDASLSNQLEQVGRAVLGDLSFETGSAQLAQGDYASLRALAEYLATTPSRTVALVGHTDSSGGLEANIALSKRRAASVLERLVSVYGADRAQLEAEGMGYLAPLSSNLTEAGRTANRRVEVIVTSTEE